A single window of Puniceicoccus vermicola DNA harbors:
- a CDS encoding zinc-dependent alcohol dehydrogenase, translated as MKAAYYEGNKTFSVREGDIISPGPGEVRLDVAFCGICGTDTHIYHGAMDQRVSMPQTIGHEASATVAEVGEGVEGFAPGDPVVVRPLDNRLETPADRGHSHICEKLKFIGIDSPGAFQNSWTVPAFTLHKAPPGTDLKLAALCEPLAVACHDVNRGDLKPDELAVVLGGGPIGILVALVAQEAGARVILSEVNPFRIEFARKLGLEAVNPTEVDLEAFCREKSGGSGADIVFEVSGSKAASSTMTNLLAIRGRIVVVAIYPQPIEINLFHFFWKELNMIGARVYEPKDYEKALRLVAEKKLPLEALITDVKPLDDLPQAFQQLDENPNAMKVLIDCRATS; from the coding sequence ATGAAAGCCGCATATTACGAAGGTAACAAAACGTTCTCCGTCCGCGAGGGAGACATCATCTCCCCAGGCCCTGGCGAAGTCCGCTTGGACGTAGCCTTCTGTGGAATATGCGGCACCGATACGCATATCTATCACGGTGCCATGGATCAACGGGTTTCGATGCCGCAGACCATCGGACATGAAGCTTCGGCCACCGTAGCTGAAGTCGGCGAGGGCGTCGAAGGCTTTGCCCCAGGCGATCCGGTCGTCGTTCGGCCACTCGACAATCGCCTGGAAACCCCGGCGGACCGGGGTCACAGCCACATCTGCGAGAAGCTCAAGTTTATCGGGATCGACTCTCCGGGTGCATTTCAAAACAGTTGGACTGTTCCCGCCTTTACACTGCACAAGGCCCCTCCGGGCACCGATCTCAAGCTCGCCGCTCTCTGCGAACCGCTGGCCGTGGCTTGCCACGACGTCAACCGGGGCGACCTCAAGCCCGATGAACTCGCAGTCGTCCTCGGCGGCGGACCGATCGGGATCCTCGTCGCCCTCGTCGCCCAAGAAGCGGGAGCCCGAGTCATTCTATCCGAGGTCAACCCCTTCCGCATCGAGTTTGCCCGCAAGCTCGGGCTCGAAGCCGTCAATCCAACCGAAGTCGACTTGGAAGCCTTCTGCCGTGAGAAGTCGGGAGGAAGTGGTGCAGATATCGTTTTTGAAGTGTCCGGCTCAAAAGCCGCCTCTTCGACCATGACCAATCTACTCGCCATTCGCGGGAGAATCGTCGTCGTCGCCATCTACCCGCAACCGATTGAAATCAACCTCTTCCATTTCTTCTGGAAAGAGTTGAATATGATCGGAGCTCGCGTCTACGAACCCAAAGACTACGAAAAAGCTCTACGGCTGGTGGCGGAGAAGAAACTACCTTTGGAAGCCCTGATCACCGACGTAAAGCCACTGGACGATCTCCCTCAAGCATTCCAACAACTCGACGAGAATCCGAACGCGATGAAGGTCCTCATCGATTGCCGTGCAACATCTTAA
- a CDS encoding heparinase II/III domain-containing protein, which yields MSLFFDARERDLVQQARKEEPYRNLFWDLLNRVDRRAQSPGLADTKATCEWWHFSSEYLTTAAIAYALKPTETVKIWLRDITLSVARRSVDDWVGPAFRKGGAEAPKGHLETAHLSWSLAVILDLAGDVFTEAEREELLEALRSKGMDLCRAWLDQNTHANNWRCILLAGYTVAAAVLKDSEAISYAADDYRRCVDFFQPDGSYGESLQYGNYAMTGLVLTREALIRSRPDWKSELPLEPFVLKPRWDAASLLYQKPLAGLGAFPMPRSANFGDSAAIYRPSADNLLHLAVHAKESHPKMAGLARWLFDTLYLPCIDRFPTDRASFGFINDYGFLTMVLLPQAAEAIRPEEAGIRPLETFSCGNVIARNSLEGKTVLATRTGSDPLHAIAHLHGDLNSFILSHNEERLLVDPGHSCYRNLIHSLETSSQTHNTCSFLVNAPDPLGPQDEPKKLRHLEQTFSGSRSYSTEAGCGEPIDRKARLLLAEQRGDVTAIASEAAATYGLPIDSYTRIWFLCGEHAVFVLDWVEASMPVKTSCSWLLNNRDGHLNLKIVQPDRLVARRGYAGMKIFNLTEDSFSGPVYGFMHDAYHPLPNQPTEGKPGSGLLVQWNQDKPKPSSVMAHAICLDTPGAIAAWHLKKEDGFLGIIEDPTHQFHWKLGVDQDKQTISVLESHTNTTTSLNCENGKWRIANDG from the coding sequence ATGAGCCTCTTCTTCGATGCGCGGGAGCGCGACCTGGTTCAACAGGCCCGCAAAGAGGAACCCTACCGAAACCTCTTCTGGGATCTGCTGAACCGGGTGGACCGGCGCGCCCAGTCCCCCGGCCTCGCCGACACGAAGGCAACGTGCGAATGGTGGCATTTCTCCTCCGAGTATCTCACCACCGCGGCGATTGCCTACGCGCTCAAGCCTACCGAAACGGTAAAAATCTGGCTCCGGGACATCACCCTCTCCGTGGCCCGGCGCTCCGTCGACGATTGGGTCGGACCCGCGTTTCGCAAAGGGGGAGCAGAAGCCCCCAAAGGACATCTCGAGACGGCCCACCTGAGCTGGTCTCTCGCAGTCATTCTGGATCTTGCCGGAGACGTCTTCACCGAAGCCGAACGAGAAGAACTCCTCGAAGCTCTCCGATCCAAGGGAATGGATCTCTGCCGCGCTTGGCTCGACCAGAACACCCACGCCAACAACTGGCGCTGCATTCTCCTGGCTGGATATACGGTCGCCGCAGCGGTGCTGAAGGATTCCGAAGCAATCTCCTACGCTGCCGACGACTATCGCCGATGCGTCGATTTCTTCCAACCCGACGGCTCCTACGGCGAGTCTCTTCAATACGGAAACTACGCCATGACCGGGCTCGTTCTCACCCGCGAGGCCCTGATCCGCAGTCGCCCCGACTGGAAGTCAGAACTTCCGCTGGAACCCTTCGTATTGAAACCGCGCTGGGACGCCGCCTCGCTCCTCTACCAGAAACCATTGGCAGGGCTGGGGGCCTTCCCCATGCCCCGCAGTGCGAATTTCGGAGACTCGGCCGCCATCTATCGCCCCTCGGCAGACAATCTTCTCCATCTCGCTGTCCATGCGAAGGAGAGCCATCCCAAGATGGCCGGCTTGGCGCGATGGCTGTTCGACACCCTCTACCTTCCCTGCATTGATCGGTTTCCGACCGACCGGGCCAGCTTCGGTTTCATCAACGACTATGGATTCCTCACGATGGTCCTCCTTCCCCAGGCCGCGGAGGCGATCCGTCCTGAAGAGGCCGGAATCCGACCCTTGGAAACCTTCAGTTGTGGCAACGTCATCGCCCGCAATTCGCTTGAGGGCAAAACGGTCCTCGCCACTCGAACGGGTAGCGATCCCCTACACGCCATCGCCCACCTTCACGGAGATCTCAACAGCTTCATTCTCAGCCACAATGAGGAACGCCTCTTGGTCGATCCCGGGCACAGCTGCTATCGCAATCTCATCCACTCTCTTGAGACCTCGAGCCAGACTCACAACACCTGTTCTTTTCTGGTGAATGCCCCGGATCCATTGGGTCCTCAGGATGAGCCGAAAAAACTACGCCACTTGGAACAAACCTTTTCCGGAAGTCGCAGTTATTCCACCGAAGCCGGATGTGGAGAACCCATCGACCGAAAAGCTCGTCTTCTCCTCGCCGAGCAACGGGGCGACGTGACCGCCATTGCTTCCGAAGCCGCGGCCACCTACGGCCTCCCCATCGATTCCTATACCCGGATTTGGTTCCTGTGCGGAGAACACGCGGTTTTCGTTCTGGATTGGGTCGAGGCCTCGATGCCCGTCAAAACCTCTTGCTCCTGGCTCCTGAACAACCGCGACGGACACCTGAATCTTAAAATTGTCCAGCCGGATCGCCTGGTAGCCCGCAGAGGCTACGCAGGAATGAAGATCTTCAACCTAACCGAAGATTCTTTTTCTGGACCGGTCTACGGTTTCATGCATGACGCTTATCATCCTCTTCCCAATCAGCCCACCGAAGGGAAGCCGGGAAGCGGACTCCTGGTCCAATGGAATCAGGACAAACCCAAGCCTTCCTCAGTCATGGCCCACGCCATCTGTCTGGACACTCCCGGTGCAATCGCTGCTTGGCACCTCAAGAAGGAAGACGGCTTTCTCGGGATCATCGAAGATCCAACCCACCAATTCCATTGGAAACTGGGAGTAGACCAAGACAAACAGACGATCTCCGTCCTCGAGTCGCACACGAACACAACCACCAGCCTAAACTGCGAGAATGGCAAATGGCGAATCGCAAACGACGGATAA
- a CDS encoding SDR family oxidoreductase → MKNLKNLTVAITGASSGIGLEAAKLFAQAGCKVALLARNPERLKEAEKAVQSSGSPTLALPVDVTDESSVASAFAKIADELGPVDILVNNAGVGFATDLSKCSVEDFRKIMDTNVTGVFLCSRAVLPSMKERKSGHVINVSSVVGKVTNPTAPLYCSSKFALNGYTSGLQQQVAADKIRVSAVSPSSVDTAYWDGREVDRSKFLKAEEVASAVFFVASQPDGVLIKDMDLTALR, encoded by the coding sequence ATGAAAAACCTAAAAAATCTCACCGTAGCCATCACTGGAGCCTCGAGCGGAATCGGCCTCGAAGCGGCAAAACTCTTCGCCCAAGCTGGATGCAAAGTCGCGTTGCTCGCCCGCAACCCCGAACGATTGAAAGAGGCCGAAAAGGCCGTTCAGTCGAGTGGATCCCCGACGCTGGCCCTCCCGGTCGACGTCACCGACGAATCCTCCGTCGCATCTGCCTTCGCGAAGATCGCCGATGAGCTGGGACCGGTCGACATCCTCGTCAACAACGCCGGAGTTGGCTTCGCCACCGATCTCTCCAAGTGCTCGGTGGAAGACTTCCGCAAGATCATGGACACCAATGTCACAGGCGTTTTCCTCTGCAGCCGGGCCGTTCTGCCGTCCATGAAGGAACGCAAGAGTGGACACGTCATCAACGTTTCCTCGGTCGTCGGAAAGGTCACCAATCCGACCGCCCCACTGTATTGCTCCAGCAAATTCGCGCTCAACGGATACACCTCCGGCCTTCAGCAGCAGGTTGCCGCGGACAAGATCCGGGTATCGGCAGTCTCCCCCTCCTCGGTCGACACGGCCTACTGGGATGGCCGAGAAGTCGACCGCAGCAAGTTCCTCAAAGCCGAGGAGGTCGCCTCCGCGGTATTCTTCGTCGCTTCTCAGCCCGACGGAGTCCTGATCAAAGACATGGACCTGACCGCCTTGCGATGA
- a CDS encoding RraA family protein, producing MKLEDLEADREVNPTSPLPIPEKEICDRYEQIFSAAVNDALREKRLTNQTLPNGLIPLRDEMKAAGFAFTIKGAKNLTLKNEMAERAKMLDDISENSFVVWDTSLDRESAHWGECMTMAAQRKNCRGAVVDGGVRDTDRVLDLGFPVWIRYRSSNGMLGRFRISSWQTPIQMGDVIVRPGDLIFADIDGALCVPRNLSVEILIRAEEIANGESELKQWIREGMSAQEIVARGGYF from the coding sequence ATGAAACTCGAAGACCTCGAAGCCGACCGGGAAGTAAACCCCACCTCCCCCCTGCCGATCCCGGAAAAAGAAATCTGCGATCGCTACGAACAGATCTTTTCGGCCGCCGTCAATGACGCCCTCCGGGAAAAGCGACTCACCAACCAGACGCTGCCCAACGGCTTGATCCCGCTACGCGACGAAATGAAAGCCGCCGGCTTTGCCTTTACCATTAAGGGCGCCAAGAACCTTACTCTCAAGAATGAGATGGCTGAGCGCGCCAAGATGCTCGACGACATTTCCGAGAACTCCTTCGTCGTCTGGGATACCTCTCTCGACCGCGAGTCCGCTCACTGGGGCGAGTGCATGACGATGGCGGCTCAACGCAAGAACTGCCGTGGCGCCGTCGTCGACGGCGGTGTCCGCGATACCGACCGCGTACTCGACCTCGGCTTTCCCGTCTGGATTCGTTACCGCAGCTCCAACGGCATGCTGGGACGTTTCCGCATCAGCTCCTGGCAGACACCGATTCAGATGGGTGATGTCATCGTCCGCCCCGGGGACTTGATTTTCGCCGACATCGATGGCGCTCTCTGCGTTCCGCGAAATCTCAGCGTTGAGATCCTCATCCGCGCCGAGGAAATCGCCAATGGCGAATCCGAACTCAAACAATGGATACGCGAAGGGATGTCAGCCCAGGAGATCGTCGCCCGAGGCGGGTACTTCTGA
- a CDS encoding glycoside hydrolase family 88/105 protein produces the protein MKQTSPFLLAQAAFRKHKAVQGSYDVYPGIVSMHGMARLATETQDENLLEEIRSEIMPYVRGERSFPANFPNYLCGGNGAAWLLWRGKLPEVEEAARQYAEQIMNEAPRDNAGILCHPNNPEEQKIWIDVAFAVSPFLLFTGLALGNDDYLEEAFQQTAKMVKAFHREDTGLVIQAHNFSGAGHKTEDHWSRGNGWAALALADVAIYLPDDHPRKAEAISLFQDHVRACAKFQDEEGLWHQEMTDLRLAYVETSGSGLMLYALGAGIQAGLIPDSEMERFQRGLKGLNAYITEDTDIFHTCCGCLSPGQGTKLEYRAHPAKVNDHHAFGPVVLAMGQAHLLGIQSI, from the coding sequence ATGAAACAAACCTCCCCTTTCCTCCTCGCCCAAGCGGCCTTCCGGAAGCACAAAGCCGTTCAAGGCTCCTATGATGTTTACCCGGGAATCGTCTCGATGCACGGAATGGCCCGTTTGGCCACCGAGACACAAGACGAGAATCTTCTCGAAGAGATTCGCAGCGAGATCATGCCCTATGTTCGCGGCGAACGATCTTTTCCCGCCAACTTCCCCAACTACCTCTGCGGGGGGAACGGTGCCGCCTGGCTTCTATGGCGTGGAAAGCTCCCCGAAGTGGAAGAGGCCGCCCGCCAATACGCGGAGCAGATCATGAACGAGGCTCCCCGCGACAACGCAGGAATCCTTTGCCACCCCAACAATCCGGAAGAACAAAAGATCTGGATCGACGTCGCCTTCGCCGTCAGCCCGTTTCTCCTCTTCACCGGTCTCGCGCTCGGCAACGACGATTACCTGGAAGAAGCCTTTCAACAAACGGCTAAAATGGTCAAAGCCTTCCACCGCGAGGATACCGGACTCGTTATCCAAGCCCACAATTTCAGCGGTGCCGGCCACAAGACTGAGGACCACTGGAGTCGCGGCAATGGATGGGCCGCCCTGGCCCTCGCCGATGTAGCGATCTACCTGCCCGACGACCATCCGCGCAAAGCCGAAGCCATCTCGCTCTTCCAAGACCATGTCCGAGCCTGTGCAAAATTCCAGGACGAGGAAGGTCTCTGGCACCAGGAGATGACGGATCTCCGCCTCGCCTACGTCGAAACCTCCGGTTCCGGCCTTATGCTCTACGCCCTCGGGGCGGGCATCCAAGCGGGCCTGATTCCCGATTCGGAGATGGAACGATTCCAACGGGGACTCAAAGGACTCAACGCCTACATCACCGAGGATACGGACATCTTCCACACCTGCTGCGGATGCCTCAGCCCCGGGCAGGGCACAAAGCTCGAGTACCGGGCCCACCCCGCGAAAGTCAACGACCACCATGCCTTTGGTCCGGTGGTTCTCGCGATGGGACAAGCCCATCTGCTCGGCATTCAATCCATCTAA
- a CDS encoding helix-turn-helix transcriptional regulator — protein sequence MGQRSHSVEMFGEPFVLADEMIFLLPKGGSVTIEKDQFKLLFVIQAEVLHDLDGMNGPRPLRTGDILVCPHFRWHRFINPDPHRVAQPHIMRLFLDGEAIRRRARVRRRRPESNLSDFVFHHFSQTVQCEGAIDSHINGCLTALRRETEDQDVGFRHRVRNICTDLLVAVARKVGDGAGPKSPSPEKGGQLLVVAAKEYILKNIETPLTLGEIAWNTGKGEEHLARTFKKETGQSVFDFVREARINRSKTFLLDTSLNLTQIAERSGFNSLSFFSRSFRDLVGMAPSDYRKHIQSEVTPGPRR from the coding sequence ATGGGCCAACGTTCGCATTCGGTGGAAATGTTCGGGGAGCCGTTCGTTCTCGCAGATGAGATGATCTTCCTCCTTCCGAAGGGAGGCAGTGTGACCATCGAGAAAGATCAATTTAAGCTCTTGTTCGTGATCCAGGCAGAGGTTCTGCATGATCTCGATGGAATGAATGGACCGCGACCGCTGCGCACGGGGGATATTCTTGTCTGCCCTCATTTCCGCTGGCACCGCTTCATCAATCCGGATCCTCATCGCGTGGCTCAGCCTCACATAATGCGCCTGTTCCTAGACGGAGAGGCGATTCGCCGCAGGGCACGGGTGCGAAGGCGCAGGCCGGAATCCAATCTCTCCGATTTCGTTTTTCATCATTTTTCGCAAACGGTCCAGTGTGAGGGGGCGATCGATAGCCACATCAACGGTTGCCTGACGGCGCTCCGCCGGGAAACTGAGGATCAGGATGTTGGTTTCCGCCACCGGGTGCGGAATATTTGCACGGATTTGTTAGTCGCAGTCGCTCGTAAAGTGGGTGATGGAGCCGGGCCCAAAAGCCCTTCTCCTGAAAAGGGTGGGCAACTTTTAGTCGTCGCGGCGAAAGAGTATATTTTGAAAAATATTGAGACTCCGCTGACCCTTGGGGAGATCGCTTGGAATACTGGAAAGGGAGAGGAACACCTTGCCCGCACCTTCAAGAAGGAGACTGGCCAGAGCGTCTTCGATTTCGTCCGGGAAGCCCGGATTAACCGATCCAAGACCTTCCTGCTCGATACCTCTTTGAACCTAACCCAGATCGCCGAGAGATCGGGTTTCAATTCCCTCTCGTTTTTCAGCCGAAGCTTTCGGGATCTGGTGGGGATGGCTCCGTCGGACTATCGGAAGCACATTCAGTCGGAAGTCACTCCAGGGCCTCGCCGTTGA
- a CDS encoding prepilin-type N-terminal cleavage/methylation domain-containing protein, whose translation MKRYPQRRYPSCARDTSWLSRSRQRKAFSLIELLTVITIIGILASIVFASVSHIRALAQSSKCAANLKQLHAAATLWGADHKHRMPDNRFWAYNGEPGSNSYPYQLAPYLGFENMSIGDDPGEIASAMRCPASESETPSTQQWDRTYSINNHATSTSEGKVRSDRWYPASIHQIAHPARMALFMDGTVSPGSGSYWTNAQNTQVDSGGSGAVLSYPHDGTMNVVFVDGHVERFSKEVMVAQYSEAYIPFWRYNEPPE comes from the coding sequence ATGAAACGATATCCCCAGAGAAGATACCCCTCATGCGCACGGGACACCTCGTGGCTTTCCAGAAGTCGACAACGCAAAGCCTTCTCCCTCATCGAACTTCTCACGGTGATCACGATCATCGGTATTCTCGCTTCCATCGTATTCGCTTCGGTTTCCCACATTCGGGCCCTTGCCCAATCATCCAAATGCGCGGCGAATCTCAAGCAGCTACACGCCGCCGCCACCCTCTGGGGCGCCGACCATAAACACCGGATGCCGGACAATCGCTTCTGGGCCTACAACGGCGAGCCCGGCAGCAATTCCTATCCCTATCAACTCGCCCCCTACCTGGGTTTTGAAAACATGTCCATAGGAGACGATCCCGGAGAAATCGCCTCCGCAATGAGATGCCCCGCCTCCGAATCGGAAACCCCGTCGACCCAGCAATGGGACCGCACCTACAGCATCAACAACCACGCAACCTCTACGTCGGAAGGGAAGGTCCGGTCGGATCGCTGGTATCCTGCAAGCATTCACCAGATTGCTCACCCGGCCCGGATGGCCCTGTTTATGGACGGAACCGTCTCTCCTGGATCGGGGTCCTACTGGACCAACGCCCAAAACACACAAGTCGATTCGGGAGGCAGCGGAGCCGTCCTATCCTATCCACATGACGGAACCATGAATGTCGTCTTTGTCGATGGCCACGTGGAACGATTCAGCAAAGAAGTGATGGTCGCTCAATATTCAGAAGCGTACATCCCTTTCTGGCGCTACAACGAGCCACCGGAGTAA
- a CDS encoding endonuclease yields MKLTTPNIRPLSLILSVLGPLSLAAQVSFDGTYEQDFNSLPLFEGSSGTETFNFTNNSTLQGWYSSIGSGLNEGRSSGGSAASTGSIYNWGRNANRALGTFDSNGYGGDTEYFGVQLVNNSGASISGVSLEYVIEKWRNDVNETTWTLEYLVTSSTSNEIAANGYSTVTGSSISTTSASAGGANGDWSGNQTDFDLSIEGLNWQEGDSLWLRWTNDQPQNGGGFGLDDLSVSAIPEPEMSGLFLLLAPLLFLVRRSRR; encoded by the coding sequence ATGAAATTAACGACCCCAAATATTCGGCCCCTCTCCTTGATCCTCTCCGTTCTCGGCCCTCTTTCCCTCGCCGCTCAGGTTTCCTTCGATGGGACCTACGAACAAGATTTCAACTCCCTTCCCCTCTTCGAAGGATCCTCGGGAACGGAAACGTTCAACTTTACTAACAACTCGACGCTTCAGGGCTGGTATTCGTCCATTGGATCCGGACTCAACGAAGGCCGTTCCAGCGGCGGTTCCGCAGCCAGCACCGGGAGCATCTACAACTGGGGTCGCAATGCAAATCGCGCCCTGGGGACGTTTGACTCAAATGGTTACGGTGGAGACACGGAGTATTTCGGGGTTCAGCTGGTCAACAACTCCGGAGCATCGATTTCCGGGGTCAGTCTTGAGTATGTCATCGAAAAGTGGCGAAACGACGTCAACGAAACCACTTGGACATTGGAATACCTCGTAACTTCCTCAACCAGTAATGAAATCGCCGCAAACGGATATTCGACGGTTACCGGTAGTTCGATTTCAACCACATCCGCCAGTGCGGGTGGAGCAAATGGGGACTGGTCAGGAAACCAAACGGATTTCGACCTCTCGATCGAAGGTCTAAACTGGCAGGAAGGAGACTCCCTATGGCTACGATGGACCAACGATCAACCTCAGAACGGAGGCGGTTTCGGATTGGACGACCTCTCAGTAAGCGCCATCCCCGAGCCGGAAATGAGCGGGCTCTTCCTCCTCTTGGCCCCTCTCCTCTTTCTGGTCCGCAGATCGAGGCGGTAG
- a CDS encoding right-handed parallel beta-helix repeat-containing protein: MLVPPAAKRRISLLFISILVLAAGMISANPPIEIWRGEKLIESTPSLQEAINAADPGDTIRVREGVYHESVVISGKNAAPQNPFVLEAAEGETVILDGADPDLQRPHSDRWEWSEEDQAWIAEVPWQGRQSRALLTWASYDDGRLIASHHDRECFLAGNRGDALWRVEDKVHLRLQGDRNPNDYSINIGTSEGILQFYNSSGWVVRGLDLKHAGFTGVHLKGPTARDIILENLTIMSSYRGISTEEYGVGFSNRITIRNCRILNFWDFEWPWKDGYRDGASSSSDEEAPMRGGGIHLRAHDSEIYGCEIAGQWDGIRIQGRNVKVYANLLHHIKDDMMELESNNSRNIQVYENIGYEVFVGFSLVSNRGGPIYIYRNWVQTGLFSRMYEDTWRYGYPLKFGSDWGPGAENIFIYQNTFDSKGRSLFVQRRSNPEKWKNIEWVNNIFSRTQDGALGIEGMGSPSQGIVWEGNLFIREEEIAKLTTFSDEYTQAGIVGDPDFIDSTQAFPDLRIGEQSDARNQGTIRPQENGWPDSVEKTDGSPDAGAVPFGAPRLQAGPNQDPYLPWTVDPASNQNNDVTDS, from the coding sequence ATGCTTGTTCCCCCTGCTGCAAAAAGACGCATTTCCCTCCTCTTCATTTCGATCTTGGTCTTGGCAGCAGGCATGATCTCAGCGAATCCACCCATCGAAATTTGGAGAGGCGAGAAGCTGATTGAGAGTACACCTTCACTCCAAGAGGCAATTAACGCGGCAGATCCGGGAGATACGATCCGCGTCCGCGAAGGCGTCTACCACGAGAGTGTTGTCATTTCCGGAAAAAACGCAGCCCCTCAAAATCCGTTCGTCCTTGAAGCTGCGGAAGGCGAAACCGTCATTCTCGACGGAGCCGATCCAGATTTGCAGCGACCCCATTCCGACCGCTGGGAGTGGTCGGAAGAGGACCAGGCATGGATTGCAGAGGTCCCCTGGCAGGGGAGACAGTCCCGAGCCCTTCTCACTTGGGCCTCCTATGATGACGGACGCCTCATCGCCTCCCATCATGATCGCGAGTGCTTCCTCGCCGGCAACCGAGGCGACGCTCTTTGGAGGGTTGAAGACAAAGTCCACCTCCGACTCCAAGGAGATCGAAATCCCAACGACTACTCGATCAATATCGGCACTTCCGAAGGCATTCTTCAGTTCTACAACAGTAGCGGATGGGTCGTGCGGGGACTGGACCTCAAACACGCGGGATTCACCGGGGTTCATCTGAAGGGTCCGACCGCCCGCGACATCATTCTTGAGAATCTTACGATCATGAGCTCCTACCGCGGAATTTCTACCGAAGAATACGGCGTGGGATTCTCCAATCGAATCACTATTCGGAATTGCCGCATATTGAATTTCTGGGATTTCGAATGGCCTTGGAAAGATGGCTACCGGGATGGCGCCTCCTCGAGCAGCGATGAAGAAGCCCCAATGCGGGGAGGAGGAATTCACCTGCGTGCCCACGACAGCGAAATTTACGGATGCGAAATAGCAGGCCAATGGGACGGAATCCGCATCCAAGGGCGCAACGTCAAAGTGTACGCCAACCTCCTCCACCACATCAAAGACGACATGATGGAACTCGAGTCGAACAACTCACGAAATATTCAAGTCTACGAGAACATCGGCTATGAGGTCTTTGTCGGCTTCAGCCTCGTCTCCAACCGGGGAGGTCCCATCTACATCTACCGCAACTGGGTTCAGACAGGGCTCTTCTCCCGCATGTATGAGGATACCTGGCGCTACGGCTATCCACTCAAATTCGGAAGCGACTGGGGCCCCGGTGCCGAGAATATTTTCATCTACCAGAACACCTTCGATTCGAAGGGACGCAGCCTCTTCGTCCAAAGACGTTCCAACCCCGAGAAATGGAAAAACATCGAATGGGTGAACAACATATTCAGCCGAACCCAGGACGGGGCCCTCGGAATCGAAGGGATGGGTTCTCCCTCTCAAGGAATCGTCTGGGAAGGCAACCTTTTCATCCGAGAGGAAGAGATCGCAAAGCTCACGACTTTCTCAGATGAATACACGCAAGCGGGTATCGTGGGCGATCCGGACTTCATCGATTCGACCCAAGCGTTCCCAGACCTCCGCATCGGCGAACAAAGCGACGCCCGCAACCAAGGCACGATCCGGCCTCAAGAGAACGGCTGGCCGGACTCGGTCGAAAAAACCGACGGTTCACCCGACGCCGGTGCAGTTCCCTTCGGTGCACCCAGGCTACAAGCCGGACCCAATCAGGATCCCTATCTTCCTTGGACCGTCGATCCTGCCAGCAACCAGAACAACGATGTCACAGATTCATAA